A window of Agrobacterium tumefaciens contains these coding sequences:
- a CDS encoding ABC transporter permease: MTTIELQSPIKPSRHRGFTLRPYASLVPPSTVLLLFFALPMGMMIGMSFHGSDGEDWTIANYQRFFADDLMMAGLGRTMLMSGLVAICVTIMAYPLAYYLARATSRWRMVVFALAIAPELAGVVLRTYGWLVILEDRGFVNSMLLWAGLISDPLPLSRSMFGVVAGLTHVVLPFGVLSLMTSLQGINHNLEKAAHVLGASRPAVLRHIVLPLSVPGIVSSLLIAFTMAASAYATPALLGGAGFKVLATMVYEQVLFYIDWPFAAVMANVLLVAMLVAVFIGSRIEARLHNKLHL; the protein is encoded by the coding sequence ATGACAACAATCGAACTCCAGTCGCCAATCAAACCAAGCCGCCATCGGGGCTTCACACTCAGGCCCTATGCCTCGCTGGTTCCGCCTTCAACCGTCCTTTTGCTCTTTTTCGCTCTGCCAATGGGTATGATGATTGGAATGAGTTTCCATGGGAGCGACGGCGAGGACTGGACTATTGCAAATTATCAAAGGTTCTTTGCTGATGATCTGATGATGGCGGGTCTCGGGCGCACGATGCTGATGTCGGGACTCGTCGCGATTTGCGTCACTATCATGGCGTATCCGCTTGCTTATTATCTGGCTCGTGCGACGTCCCGATGGCGCATGGTTGTCTTCGCCCTTGCGATTGCCCCGGAACTCGCCGGCGTTGTCCTGCGCACCTATGGATGGCTCGTGATCCTGGAGGACCGGGGTTTTGTAAACTCGATGCTCCTGTGGGCGGGATTGATCTCCGACCCGCTGCCATTGTCAAGAAGCATGTTTGGCGTCGTCGCCGGCCTGACGCATGTCGTTCTGCCTTTCGGCGTTCTTTCGCTGATGACGAGCCTGCAAGGCATCAATCACAATCTTGAAAAGGCCGCGCATGTTCTGGGGGCTTCCCGGCCAGCCGTACTGCGCCACATCGTTCTGCCGCTTTCCGTTCCGGGGATCGTCAGTTCCCTGCTTATTGCTTTCACAATGGCGGCCAGCGCTTACGCGACACCAGCGCTGCTTGGAGGCGCGGGTTTCAAGGTTCTGGCAACGATGGTCTACGAGCAGGTGCTTTTCTACATCGACTGGCCGTTCGCGGCCGTGATGGCGAATGTGTTGCTTGTGGCAATGCTCGTCGCCGTCTTCATCGGCTCGCGCATTGAGGCGCGGCTCCACAATAAACTGCATCTGTAG
- a CDS encoding ABC transporter substrate-binding protein, protein MKWKILFVTLSVTMTMADKASSEQLIVNSYGGPYEDIIRSRIIEPFEKEFNVKVTYDAVGSASQDYAKIKATRGRPGFDVVVMTASQSLDGCRDNLLEKFSTETVPNIAKLNPEISGIAGACGAVHEVQYLSLLWRKDKLAKAPVSWSAFFDEELKGKVILPTFQNIMAAYLMQIMSVANGGDLMDNVDPGFEAMGRLASQSMGFEQSSSIMENYIKEGEVWAMPFWNGRAQLLVDSGLPVDYVRPAEGTIPLVATLNVPVGARNKELAYRFVNFFLEKSSQEAWVTGYNVGSARTDIEVPDAVRARQITTEADLKTLLLPDLSGLAAKLPEWGARWEREVIAAGR, encoded by the coding sequence ATGAAATGGAAAATCCTGTTTGTTACATTAAGTGTAACAATGACTATGGCCGACAAGGCGAGTTCCGAGCAGTTGATCGTCAACAGCTACGGCGGACCCTACGAAGACATTATCCGCAGCCGGATCATTGAACCCTTCGAAAAAGAGTTCAATGTGAAGGTTACTTATGACGCCGTGGGGTCCGCGTCGCAAGATTACGCGAAAATCAAGGCGACACGCGGCCGGCCAGGCTTTGACGTCGTCGTCATGACTGCCTCTCAGTCCCTCGACGGGTGTCGCGATAACCTTCTCGAAAAGTTCTCAACCGAAACCGTACCGAATATCGCGAAACTGAATCCGGAGATCAGCGGCATCGCCGGGGCCTGCGGAGCCGTCCACGAGGTCCAGTATCTTTCTCTTCTCTGGCGCAAGGACAAGCTCGCGAAAGCGCCCGTCTCCTGGTCGGCGTTCTTTGATGAAGAGCTAAAGGGAAAGGTGATCCTTCCGACTTTCCAGAACATCATGGCGGCATATCTGATGCAGATCATGTCCGTCGCGAATGGGGGCGATCTTATGGACAACGTTGACCCAGGTTTCGAGGCCATGGGCAGGCTCGCCAGCCAATCGATGGGCTTCGAGCAGTCCTCGTCAATCATGGAAAATTACATCAAGGAGGGCGAGGTCTGGGCCATGCCGTTCTGGAACGGGCGTGCACAGCTCCTCGTCGATAGCGGTCTACCGGTTGATTACGTGAGACCGGCGGAAGGGACAATCCCGCTTGTCGCAACCTTGAATGTCCCGGTTGGCGCTCGCAACAAAGAGCTCGCATACAGGTTCGTCAATTTCTTCCTTGAAAAATCCAGCCAGGAAGCGTGGGTGACGGGCTATAACGTCGGCAGCGCCCGCACCGATATTGAGGTGCCCGATGCCGTCCGCGCGCGTCAAATCACAACCGAAGCAGATCTCAAGACACTTCTTCTCCCCGACCTTTCAGGTCTTGCAGCCAAGTTGCCCGAATGGGGTGCGCGCTGGGAGCGTGAAGTGATCGCGGCAGGGCGATAA